One region of Gemmatimonadaceae bacterium genomic DNA includes:
- the mprF gene encoding bifunctional lysylphosphatidylglycerol flippase/synthetase MprF has product MTKEVQPTWKRWARRVGVVIVALGGAALVVGVWRRELATMRSGAIAHALSQLAWSQLVAAAALTIATYLLLPAYDLLALRYVRQRIGTGRAVLAATIAYGISHTLGFAAVTGNAVRARFWSSWGLGALDIAVAAGFAGFTFVLAITAVAGVALVGEPPTMLAHLPFAAGGARAVGVVALVAVALYLVTAWRYGGREVTLGARRIGALSWPGRAFRIPSLWMALGQVALGFADWLAAAGVLYALLPAGSHLSLWAFTSAFVLAQLVGLVSHVPGGLGVFETLMIWQLHGRVATGPLLGALVAYRFIFYFAPFAMAVGALSAFEAWRRRHHLRRAAGAVRTGLDRWARALLPSALGIMTLCGGAMLLVSGATPAAHGRLRMLIDVMPLGIVELSHFAGSVVGASLLVIGWGLTRKLDAAWTLACALLAAGIAASLLKGFDYEEAIALAVLLAILLPNHELFHRRSSFTREPLSAGWILSIAGIVVASIVVGVVSFRHVEFTQDQWWRFAVRGDAPRFLRASVGVSVTLGVMGLLRLLRYYLPEGGTPDAQSLTTVRAILAQSANVEGNLALLGDKEFLVAERGDAFLMYAVRGRSFVALHEPIGNPRSARELILRFMALADRAGGWPVLYEIGPDHLPLCIELGFSVVKLGEEAFVPLADFTLEGGRRKNVRRSHREAQRGGATFEIVARGDVDAVLADLELVSDAWLEQKATHEKGFSLGVFDAAYLRNFDIAVVRVAGRVVAFANILTAGNGDFSVDLMRYDDDGPDGLMDFLFAELMLWAKANGFRRMSLGIAPLSGLEPHAFATRWTRLAALMYRHGEPVYNFQGLRRYKEKFDPTWEPRYLATTSRLALPRVLLDVMTLISGGVRALVSKG; this is encoded by the coding sequence GTGACAAAGGAAGTACAGCCAACATGGAAGCGGTGGGCGCGGCGCGTGGGCGTGGTCATCGTCGCACTGGGCGGTGCCGCCCTCGTGGTGGGTGTGTGGCGGCGCGAGCTGGCGACGATGCGCAGCGGGGCGATTGCCCACGCGCTGTCGCAGCTCGCCTGGTCGCAGCTGGTTGCCGCCGCCGCGCTGACCATCGCGACGTATCTCCTGCTCCCCGCGTACGACCTCCTCGCACTGCGCTACGTGCGGCAGCGCATCGGGACGGGACGCGCGGTACTCGCCGCGACCATCGCCTACGGCATCAGCCACACGTTAGGCTTCGCCGCCGTGACCGGGAACGCCGTGCGGGCGCGCTTCTGGTCTTCATGGGGGCTTGGGGCGCTCGACATCGCGGTGGCGGCAGGCTTTGCGGGCTTCACCTTCGTCCTCGCCATCACCGCCGTCGCCGGCGTGGCACTCGTCGGCGAGCCGCCCACCATGCTGGCGCACCTCCCGTTCGCCGCGGGGGGTGCCCGCGCGGTAGGCGTCGTCGCCCTCGTAGCGGTGGCGCTCTATCTCGTGACGGCGTGGCGATACGGCGGGCGAGAGGTCACGCTCGGTGCGCGCCGCATCGGCGCGCTGTCGTGGCCGGGGCGCGCCTTCCGCATCCCCTCCCTGTGGATGGCGCTGGGGCAGGTAGCGTTAGGCTTCGCCGACTGGTTGGCCGCGGCCGGCGTCCTCTACGCCCTCCTCCCGGCGGGGAGCCATCTCTCGCTGTGGGCCTTCACCTCCGCCTTTGTCCTGGCGCAACTGGTGGGGCTGGTGAGCCACGTCCCCGGGGGGCTCGGCGTCTTCGAGACGCTGATGATCTGGCAGCTGCACGGCCGCGTTGCCACGGGGCCGCTGCTCGGCGCACTCGTCGCCTATCGCTTCATCTTCTACTTCGCGCCGTTTGCCATGGCGGTGGGCGCGCTCTCCGCCTTCGAGGCGTGGCGCCGCCGCCATCACCTGCGCCGCGCCGCCGGCGCCGTGCGCACGGGACTGGACCGGTGGGCGCGCGCGCTCCTGCCGTCGGCGCTCGGAATCATGACGCTCTGCGGCGGGGCAATGCTCCTCGTCTCCGGCGCCACGCCGGCCGCGCACGGACGCCTGCGCATGCTGATCGACGTGATGCCGTTAGGCATCGTCGAGCTGTCGCACTTCGCGGGGAGCGTCGTGGGCGCATCGCTCCTCGTCATCGGGTGGGGGCTCACCCGCAAGCTCGACGCGGCGTGGACACTGGCGTGCGCCCTGCTCGCTGCCGGCATCGCCGCCTCGCTTCTCAAGGGCTTCGACTACGAGGAAGCGATCGCGCTCGCCGTCCTCCTCGCGATCCTCCTCCCCAACCACGAGCTCTTCCACCGTCGCTCGAGCTTCACGCGCGAACCGCTGTCGGCTGGATGGATTCTTTCCATCGCCGGCATCGTCGTGGCGAGCATTGTCGTCGGTGTAGTCTCGTTCCGTCACGTGGAGTTCACGCAGGACCAGTGGTGGCGCTTCGCCGTGCGTGGCGATGCCCCGCGCTTCCTGCGCGCCTCGGTCGGTGTGTCGGTCACGCTCGGCGTCATGGGGTTGCTGCGACTCCTCCGGTACTACCTCCCGGAAGGCGGAACGCCCGACGCGCAGTCGCTCACGACCGTGCGCGCCATCCTCGCGCAGTCGGCCAATGTCGAGGGGAACCTCGCCCTGCTGGGTGACAAGGAGTTCCTGGTCGCCGAGCGAGGCGACGCCTTCCTGATGTACGCGGTGCGCGGTCGCTCGTTCGTCGCCCTGCACGAACCCATCGGCAATCCCCGGTCGGCGCGCGAACTCATCCTTCGCTTCATGGCGTTGGCCGACCGTGCCGGCGGGTGGCCGGTGTTGTATGAGATCGGCCCCGATCACCTCCCACTCTGCATCGAGTTAGGCTTCTCGGTGGTGAAGCTGGGGGAGGAGGCGTTCGTCCCGCTCGCCGACTTCACGCTCGAGGGTGGACGGCGCAAGAACGTGCGCCGCAGCCACCGTGAGGCGCAAAGAGGGGGCGCGACCTTCGAGATCGTCGCGCGCGGCGACGTGGATGCGGTCCTCGCCGACCTCGAACTGGTGTCCGATGCGTGGCTGGAGCAGAAGGCGACGCACGAAAAGGGGTTCTCGCTCGGCGTCTTCGACGCGGCGTACCTGCGCAACTTCGACATCGCCGTGGTGCGCGTCGCGGGTCGCGTCGTTGCCTTCGCCAACATCCTCACCGCCGGGAACGGCGACTTCTCGGTGGACCTCATGCGCTACGACGACGATGGCCCGGATGGCCTGATGGACTTCCTCTTCGCCGAGCTGATGCTGTGGGCCAAGGCGAACGGCTTTCGCCGCATGAGCCTGGGCATCGCACCGCTGTCGGGGCTTGAGCCGCACGCCTTCGCCACGCGCTGGACGCGACTCGCCGCCCTGATGTACCGTCACGGCGAACCGGTCTACAACTTCCAGGGGCTGCGGCGCTACAAGGAGAAGTTCGACCCCACGTGGGAGCCGCGTTACCTCGCGACGACGAGTCGCCTTGCCCTGCCGCGCGTCCTGCTCGACGTCATGACGCTCATCTCCGGCGGGGTGCGCGCGCTGGTCAGCAAGGGGTGA
- a CDS encoding HAMP domain-containing protein: MSSGRSIRVRIAQWYTAVFAPFLAVLAMASYWFLAFTSQERVDEFLAESAATIASAIEFERKQGAADTEAVRTVVASMRLPDVAVYLVDESSGRALTSYEGLRFRRTGMRTLEVALDSLLGRVARSAPRDPTLVTLQADEQDVRLLTLPYAIADRALVIGVAQVMTARSLMLRDARWALGVGLPLVILVASLGGWWLAGKSLAPVDDMSRQAGRIGASNLHQRLPVANPADELGRLATVFNGLLARLESAFDAQARFAADASHELRTPVAVISGEAEFALSRGDRSREELQEALRIVGDQSARLRHIVDNLFFLARADSGDPMLRPTPLYLHDLLEDAVRAVRSLAAARQVTVQLTGDAEAPIVGDEALLRRAIDNLLVNAIKYSRTGGEVTLTLADAGAHWHVDVRDSGPGIAPDAQGRLFERFFRAEEARATSSVDGAGLGLAITRWIARAHAGDAILVETSEEGSTFRLVIPRGPAHAFIGT; encoded by the coding sequence GTGAGTTCGGGGCGTTCGATCCGCGTTCGCATCGCGCAGTGGTACACCGCGGTCTTCGCGCCATTTCTCGCTGTGCTCGCCATGGCGTCGTACTGGTTCCTGGCCTTCACGTCGCAGGAGCGCGTGGACGAGTTCCTGGCGGAATCGGCGGCAACGATCGCCTCGGCCATCGAGTTCGAACGCAAACAGGGCGCAGCAGACACCGAGGCCGTGCGCACCGTGGTGGCGTCGATGCGGCTGCCGGATGTCGCCGTGTACCTCGTCGATGAATCGAGCGGGCGCGCACTCACCAGCTACGAGGGGCTGCGCTTTCGGCGCACCGGCATGCGAACGCTGGAGGTGGCGCTGGACTCGCTCCTGGGGCGCGTGGCTCGCTCGGCCCCGCGCGACCCGACGCTCGTGACGCTGCAGGCCGACGAGCAGGACGTGCGCCTGCTCACCCTGCCGTACGCCATCGCCGACCGCGCGCTGGTGATTGGCGTGGCGCAGGTGATGACGGCGCGTTCGCTCATGTTGCGCGATGCGCGGTGGGCGTTAGGCGTGGGCCTTCCGCTCGTGATCCTGGTCGCGTCGCTCGGCGGGTGGTGGCTGGCCGGGAAGTCGCTGGCCCCGGTGGACGACATGTCACGGCAGGCCGGGCGCATCGGGGCGAGCAACCTGCACCAGCGGCTCCCCGTCGCCAACCCGGCGGACGAGCTGGGGCGCCTGGCGACGGTCTTCAACGGGCTGCTGGCACGCCTCGAGTCGGCCTTCGACGCGCAGGCGCGCTTTGCCGCCGATGCCTCGCACGAGCTGCGCACCCCGGTCGCCGTCATCAGCGGGGAGGCGGAGTTCGCCCTGTCGCGCGGCGACCGGTCGCGCGAGGAGCTGCAGGAGGCGCTGCGCATCGTTGGCGACCAGAGCGCACGGCTGCGGCACATCGTCGACAACCTCTTCTTCCTGGCGCGTGCCGACAGTGGCGATCCCATGTTGCGCCCCACCCCGCTCTACCTGCACGACCTGCTCGAGGACGCGGTGCGCGCCGTGCGCTCGTTGGCAGCGGCGCGCCAGGTGACGGTGCAGCTGACGGGTGATGCGGAGGCGCCCATCGTCGGCGACGAGGCGCTGCTGCGGCGCGCGATCGACAACCTGCTCGTCAACGCCATCAAGTACTCGCGCACCGGGGGCGAGGTGACGCTTACCCTCGCCGATGCGGGCGCCCACTGGCACGTCGACGTGCGCGACAGCGGCCCGGGCATCGCCCCCGACGCGCAGGGGCGCCTCTTCGAGCGCTTCTTCCGCGCCGAGGAGGCGCGCGCCACCAGCTCGGTCGATGGCGCGGGGCTGGGACTCGCCATCACGCGATGGATCGCACGTGCGCACGCGGGCGACGCCATTCTCGTGGAGACGTCGGAAGAAGGGAGCACCTTCCGCCTCGTCATTCCCAGGGGACCGGCGCACGCGTTCATCGGGACGTAA
- a CDS encoding response regulator transcription factor: MRLLLVEDDARLADLLVRSLREQRYAVDHATDGESGIVQAAVNPYDVIVLDVQLPRRNGFEVCAELRRRGLRVPILMLTARDAVTDRVAGLDAGADDYLTKPFDLSELHARIRALLRRMPELAPQVITVGDLVVDLAAQRAQRAGRVLPLTTKEYVLLEYLARHAGRVIGRAELVEHVWDENHDPFTNALEVYINRLRKKLDDGTSALIHTRRGAGYVLAALAGDEAGGSS, translated from the coding sequence ATGCGACTGCTGCTGGTAGAAGACGACGCACGCCTCGCCGACCTGCTTGTGCGTTCTTTGCGCGAACAGCGATACGCGGTGGATCACGCCACCGACGGTGAGAGCGGGATCGTGCAGGCCGCGGTGAATCCCTACGATGTCATCGTGCTCGACGTGCAGCTGCCGCGGCGCAATGGCTTCGAGGTGTGTGCCGAGCTGCGCCGCCGCGGCCTGCGCGTCCCGATCCTCATGCTCACGGCACGCGACGCCGTGACCGATCGCGTGGCCGGGCTCGACGCCGGCGCCGACGACTACCTCACGAAGCCATTCGACCTGTCGGAGCTGCATGCGCGCATCCGGGCGCTGTTGCGCCGCATGCCCGAGCTGGCGCCGCAGGTCATCACGGTGGGCGACCTCGTGGTCGACCTTGCGGCGCAACGCGCCCAGCGCGCGGGGCGCGTCCTCCCGCTCACCACCAAGGAGTACGTGCTGCTGGAATACCTCGCGCGCCATGCGGGGCGCGTCATCGGGCGCGCCGAGTTGGTGGAGCACGTCTGGGACGAGAATCACGATCCCTTCACCAACGCGCTCGAGGTGTACATCAATCGACTGCGCAAGAAGCTAGACGACGGAACGTCGGCGTTGATCCATACGCGGCGTGGCGCGGGTTACGTCCTCGCCGCACTGGCGGGCGACGAGGCGGGCGGTTCGTCGTGA
- a CDS encoding carbon-nitrogen hydrolase family protein has product MPHDAGDVLTVAAVQMAPVWLDRERTIAKVVARLHEAASAGATLVTFGEALVPGYPFWIEHTDGARFESRVQKVFHAHYLDQAVQVEAGHLVPVCEAAAALGTAVILGIMERPSDRGGHSVYASLVYIDRAGRVQAVHRKLMPTYEERLSWSPGDGHGLRTHRLGAFTVGALNCWENWMPLARTALYAQGEDLHVAIWPGGMHNTPDITRWIARESRSFVISTCGVLRRSDIPDGLPQGELLRSSLPDVIANGGSCIAAPDGSWVAAPLPEEERVIVATLDHARVREERQNFDPVGHYARPDVLRLEVNRERQGTARFREGAGDAS; this is encoded by the coding sequence ATGCCTCACGATGCAGGCGACGTGCTCACCGTCGCCGCCGTGCAGATGGCCCCCGTCTGGCTCGACCGCGAACGGACCATTGCCAAGGTCGTCGCGCGCCTGCACGAGGCGGCGAGCGCCGGCGCGACGCTCGTCACCTTCGGCGAGGCGCTCGTCCCCGGCTACCCATTCTGGATCGAGCATACCGATGGCGCGCGTTTCGAGTCGCGGGTGCAGAAGGTCTTTCACGCGCACTACCTCGACCAGGCCGTGCAGGTCGAGGCCGGGCACCTGGTGCCGGTGTGCGAAGCCGCGGCTGCGTTAGGCACCGCGGTCATCCTCGGCATCATGGAGCGCCCGTCGGACCGCGGCGGGCATAGCGTCTACGCGTCGCTTGTGTACATCGACCGCGCCGGTCGTGTGCAGGCGGTGCATCGCAAGCTCATGCCCACGTACGAGGAGCGCCTGAGCTGGTCGCCTGGCGACGGACACGGGCTGCGCACGCACCGACTCGGCGCCTTCACCGTGGGCGCGCTGAACTGCTGGGAGAACTGGATGCCGCTGGCCCGCACGGCGCTCTACGCGCAGGGTGAGGACCTGCACGTCGCCATTTGGCCCGGCGGAATGCACAACACCCCCGACATCACGCGATGGATCGCGCGCGAGTCGCGATCGTTCGTCATCTCCACGTGTGGCGTCCTGCGGCGGAGCGACATTCCCGATGGCCTTCCGCAGGGTGAACTGCTGCGCTCGTCGCTCCCCGACGTCATCGCCAACGGCGGGTCGTGCATCGCCGCGCCAGACGGGTCGTGGGTTGCGGCACCCCTCCCCGAGGAAGAGCGGGTGATCGTGGCCACGCTCGACCATGCGCGCGTGCGCGAGGAGCGGCAGAACTTCGACCCCGTGGGGCACTACGCGCGCCCCGACGTCCTGCGGCTCGAGGTAAACCGCGAGCGGCAGGGGACGGCCCGGTTCAGGGAAGGGGCGGGCGACGCGTCGTGA